The genomic stretch CACCCCCAAGCGAAAGCAGCACGGTGAACCCGTTGGTCAACAGCACTAACACAAAGGCGACGGCCACCAGCGCCACAAATAGCAGCTGCGCTTCGGTTTCGCTAATCCGCCCCGTTGCTAAAGGCCTCTGCTTGGTACGCTTTACATGGCCATCGAAGTGGCGGTCGGCGTAGTCGTTCACCACGCAGCCTGCGGCGCGCATCACGTACACCCCGGCGATGAAGATCAGTAGCACATCACGGCCCGGCACGCCCTCGGAGGCGACCCACAGCGCCCATAGCGTTGGCCACATCAACAGCCAGGTGCCGATGGGTCGGTCCAAACGCATTAGCTGTAAGAAATCGGTCAAGCGGGCCCAACCGGTCGGGCGCAACAGAGAACGGTCCATGCTCATGCTTACCTCGTCGAAAAAGTCGCTGCGTTAGCCTAGCGCGACGGCAGGCCCAGTGCATCTGCCATGGTGGATAAAAAATACTCTTGCACGAGTAGCGATAGCCCACCGTGCTCAAAGACCGAGCGCCGCCCCCATAAACTCTGGGCCGCCAGCCCTGGCTGCGAGCGGATAAAGCGCGGCCGCGTCGCCGTCGCTTCTAGCGGGCCGCGCACCAAGTCGGGCTGCTGAAACAACCAGCTGCCTAGCGAGCGCTCACCCAACTTGCCCAGCCCTTTGCCCTGTAGCTGGTGAAGCGGGGCCACCGAACGCGCCACGACCCACGGCGTTTCATCGATACACAGCGCCACCTCGCGCAGCCACGCGTAACGGCGCGGCGCGATGCCAAGCGCCAGGGCTTCATCGCGCTGGGGCAAGCCGATGGTTTGGCGCAGCAAGCGCACCCGAAACGCGCCCGGCTCACCGGCAGCCATCAGGCGAGCGGTCAATGAATCGGTGGAGGCGACCCACTGCCACCAAGCCGTGCTCATGGCTGGCTGAGCGGCGGCTACCGGCAACCACTGAGGAAAGAGCGAAAAAGCAGAAGCGGATAACTCGGGGGCGGTCACCAAAGCCTCCAGGGCAGTCAATTCAGAGCGGGCTAGTGTAACATGGTGCCTTGACTGGCTTTTGTTCCACCGACGTTTGGGGACGGTATGCCCAACTCACACACGACCTCTTCCACGCCATCTCAACACTCAGCTGCGCTGGTGATCGTGGGAACCGGTATGGCTGGCGTGGGGCTAGCGCGCGCCCTACGGCGCCAGGGAGATACCCGTACTATCACCCTGGTCAGCGCTGACAGCGGTGATGACTACAGCAAGCCGCTGCTCTCCACCGGCTTTGCCAAACGCTTGAGCCCCGACAAGCTCGCCCAGCGTGACGCGACGGCGCTGGCCGACGAGCTCGATGCCCAGGTCATTACCCACACCCAAGTCACGCATCTGGATGTGGATAACCAAACGCTGCAGCTGAGCAGCGGCGACACGCTGCGTTACGATGACGTGGTGCTCGCGACCGGCGCGGCCCCCCGCAGGCCGTTCAGCGTGCCCAGCACACTGGCGGAGCGCTGCTTCACCGTCAACGATTTGGACGACTACCGACGCCTGCACGCAGCGCTCGTCCAGCCAAGCCGAGTGGCCATCATCGGAGCCGGGCTCGTCGGCTGCGAATTTGCCAACGACCTGCACGCGGGCGGGCACCTAGTCACCGTGATCGCGCCGGAGAGCGCCCCACTGCCGCGACTGCTACCCGAACCGCTGGGCCATGCGCTGGCCGACGCGTTTCACACCGCTGGCATTCGCCTCGCGTTGGGGCGCAGCCTAGACACGCTTTCCCAAGATGCCGACAACGCCCTAGCGCTGCAACTGGATAACGGCGAGCGGCACACGGTGGACCTCGTCCTGTTCGCCACCGGCCTGGTGCCGCGCACGGCGCTAGCAGAGGCCGCTGGCCTCAACGTGAGCGCCACCGGCATCCACGTCGACCGCCAGCTACGCACCCACTCGCCTAACGTGTACGCCCTGGGCGATGCGGCCTGCATCGACGGTGTGAATGCCATGTACGTCCAACCGCTGCAAGCCAGCATCAAAGCGCTGGCGGCGACTCTGACCGGCACACCCACCTCGGTCAGTTTTGGCGCTTGGCCGGTGGTGGTGAAAACCCCACTGCTGCCCGTGGTGGCCTACCCACCCGTGCAGCCTCCCGAGCGCTGGCGAATCGAAGGCGAGGGCGACGACTTGACGGCACTGGCGGAAGATAAAGACGGACGTTTGATTGGTTTTGCGTTGACAGGCGGCTGCGTGAGAAGGAAAGTGGAGCTTTCCAGAGCGGCCCCCGCCCTGCTAGGCTGATTTTCGCCGCGTTCGCGACTAGGCTAAAGAAGCTCCGCCTGCTGGGGTGAGCTGAGCTACCAACAACATTGATGTCTGTTTTCACAAGGGAGATTCCTTTATGCGCAAACCTGAACTCGCTGCCGCCATCGCTGAAAGTGCTGACCTGTCCAAGGACAAAGCGGGCCAAGTGCTCAACGTCATTTTGGACGAAATCACCAACAGCGTCGCCAAAGGCGAAGATGTTGCCCTGATCGGTTTTGGCACATTTACCGTTCGCGAGCGTGCTGCTCGTACCGGCAAAAACCCGCAAACCGGCGCGCCGCTGCAGATTCCGGCCAGCAAGAACGTGGCATTCAAGCCAGGCAAAGCGCTCAAGGACGCCGTTTCCTAATGAAGCTTTCGCTGACGCTGTGGCTGCTGGGCTTTATGCTCAAGCGAGCCCTGCGCCGCAAGCCGCGCTTTCGTGAGCAGCTTGAACGCATGCGCGGCCTCGACTGGGGTGTGGCCACGGAAGACCTGAGCATTGCCCGCTACTACCGGATGACGCCAAACGGCATCAGTACCGGAAAAGGGCTGCCCGTCGATCTAGACCTTGAGCTACGTTTTCGCGACCAAGACGCCGCGCTGCGCATTCTCAAGAAGCCTACCCAGCAGGCGTTCCTAGACGGCATGGTGGCGGGAGACGTCCGCCTCGTCGGCGACTCCTCCGATATGAACAAGCTGCAAAAGCTGCTGAAGTATTTGTAGGCTCGCCCACGTAGCCTAAAGCAACACCCTAACCCCGCCGCTGTCATGCTGCGGGGTTTTTCGTTGTGACGTTAACGCGCGACCCCGTGAAACGCCGACGACGACACCGAGCGGTCAAAGAGCAGTAACCACACCACTACTGCCAAGGCAGCCACGCCTGCTAGGGCTAAAAAGGCGGCCTCATAGCTTAGCCAGTTGGCAATCACTCCGGCGTAACTCGCGCTGAGTGCTGCACCTATGCCCTGAATGGTCATGACAGCACCCAGCCCCATATTGACCCGCCCGGTGCCACGCAGTATCTGCGCCACAATGCCTGGTGTGGCAACGCCCAATAATCCCGCTCCGATGCCATCCAGCATCTGTACGGGAATCACTGTCCATAGCCCCGGCACGGTAGCGGCGATCACACCGCGAATCGGCAGCACCACCAGCGCAATTAAAAACAGCAGCCAGTAGCCATTCTTGTGAGAGTACCAAGCCGCTAATAGCGCCATGGGAATCATCGTCATCTGGGCAATCACCACCGTACCCGCCGTGTAAACCGCAGGGTTCATCACCTCGTTTGCTGCCACGCGCTGGCCGAGTAGGGGCAGCATGGCGGCGTTACCCAAGTGAAACAGCAGTAGCGTTGCGCCCACCACCAGCAGCATGGGGTGGCGGCGAAACACATTCACGATGCTTTCACTTTGATGACTGGTTTTATCCAGGCCCCGGGCCTCGTCGTAATCAATTTCTTCAGGGCGAATCATCAATACGAGCAGCACCGTTACGATGGCCATCAGCGCCATGAGATAGAACACCGCCTCTACCCCATACACATAGCCTGCCAAGGCCGCCAGTACGGCAGCGGTGGCATTACCGGCGTGGTTATAGGCTTGGTTTTGGCCCAACTGGTGGGCAAGCCCAGACTGCCCCACCAAGCCAAGTGTCAGGCTGAGGATGGCAGGACCAATGGCCGCTGCGGCAACCCCAGTGGCAATTTGTGAAAAAGCGATCAACCACGTTTGAGGCCACAGCAGTAGCACTAGATTGACGACCGCCACCAGCAAGGCGCAGACCACCACCAGTAAACGTTTGAACCGTGTCGCATCTGCTAACATCCCAGCAGGCGTGGTGGCTAACAGGCTGGCGAGCCCGGCGACGGTCATCACGAATCCGATTTCATCGGGCGCCCAACCCAAACCCACTAAATAGATGCCTAAGAAGGGCCCCAGACCATCGCGAACGTCCGCCAGTGAGAAGTTCAGCATCGACAGCGTACGGGTTGAACGGAGCGAGGCGGCACGTGGGCTCATGGCGCTATCCTATTGTGTGCAGGCAGAGTTTTCCTTATAACAGATTTTTACAAACATCGTACAAGACGGCGTTTAACGTCTCATAGGCGAGTACCGTAGCCACGTGACGCCACACTATTTATACTAAAGTCTAATAACAGCAACTTCACACGAGCCTCTATGCCCCTAACCCTTTCTCTGCGCCGCCTTTGGACACTGGATAAGTTCGCCTACAGCCTGCGGGTGTTCATCGCCTTCAGCGGAGCGCTGCTGTTTAGTGGGCTGGCGGGGGATGTAGCGCTGGTCATTCCGCTGTTTCTAGGCATCATCGCCAGCGCCTTATCAGAGACCGACGATAGCTGGCAGGGGCGTTTGCAGGCCTTGGTGGTGACGCTGCTCTGCTTTGCCTCGGCGTCGTTCGTGGTGCAGTGGCTGTTTCCGTGGCCGTGGCTGTTTGCGGTGGGCTTGGCGGTCTCCACCTTCACGCTGATTATGCTGGGGGCGATTGGCCAGCGTTACGCGACGATTGCCTCCGGCACGCTGATTCTTTCGATCTACTCCATGATCAATATTGAACAGCACGGCGGTGTGGATGAGGACGTCGCCTCCCGCCAGCTGCTGCTGTTGGCCGGTGCCGCCTGGTACGGAGCGATTTCGGTGGTGTGGTGCGCGCTGTTCTCCCGCCAGCCGGTGAAACAGAGCATGGCGCGGGTGTATAAAGCTCTGGGCGAGTTTTTGATTTTAAAATCGGCGCTGTTCGAGCCGGTACGGGGCGTCGATGTAGAGGCCCGCCGCGTGGCGCTCGCCCGCCAGAACGGCAAGGTGGTGGATGCGCTCAATCAGGCAAAAGAGATGATCTTTCGCCGCCTAGAAGGCCAGCGCGGCAGCCGTAAGCTCAACCGCTATCTGCAGATTTACTTTATCGCTCAAGATATCCATGAGCGGGCTAGCTCCACCCACTACCCCTACAGCGCGCTTACTGAAGCCTTTTTTCACCACGACGTGCTATTTCGCTGCCAGCGGCTGCTGGACCAGCAGGGCCGTGCCTGCCGCCAGCTAGCCAAGTCGCTGCTGCTCAACCGCCCCTTCAGCCACGAGCAGAGCGAGCAGGCGTTGGCTGACCTGCGCGCTTCGATTGATAACCTCAGCGAGCGCGGCAAGCCGGAGTGGCGGCCTCTCATGCGCCCATTGAATGCGTTAGCAGACAACCTCACCACGCTCGAGGCGCAGATTGCCAGCGCCCACAACCCGGACACCGGCAGCGAGCGTCGGGACAGCGCGCTTTATGACCGCTCTCCTTCGAGCCTGCTGGAAGCCTGGAAACGGGTGCGGCTGAACTTTACGCTGGGCTCGCCCACCTTTCGCCACGCGGTGCGTTTAACCACGGCACTGGTGGTGGGCTACGGGCTGTTACAGTGGATCGACCCGCAGCAGGGCTTTTGGATTTTGCTCACCACGCTGTTTGTGTGCCGCCCTAACTTCGCCACCACCCGGCGCTTTCTCTCCCAGCGGATTCTGGGCACGGTGCTTGGGCTGATTGCAGGCTGGGCGTCTATCAGCCTGTTCCCCCAGCCTCTCATCCAGAGCATGATTGCCGTAGCAGCGGGTGTGTCGTTCTTTGCCAACCGGGAAAAGCACTACGTGATCGCTACCGCGTCGATCACCCTGCTGGTACTGTGCAGCTTTAACCAAGTGGGCGATGGCTTCGACCTGATCTGGCCGCGGCTATTCGATACGTTAATTGGCTCGCTGATTGCGGGGCTGGCGGTGTTCTTCATTCTGCCGGACTGGCAAGGCCGCCGCCTGTACCGGGAAGCGGCCAAGGTGCTGACCAATCACCGCCGCTATTTGGACGAGATCGTTCACCAGTATGAAGAGGGCAAGCAGGATGATCTGGCCTACCGCTTAGCACGGCGTAACGCCCATAACGCGGATGCGGCGCTCTCGACGCTGCTCACCAACATGCTCCATGAGCCGGGGCACTACCGGAAGCAGGATGCCGATAACGGGCTGCGCTTTTTGGTGCTCTCCAACACGCTGTTAAGCCACCTCTCCGCGCTGGGTGCCCACCGCCACCGGCTGGCCGAAGATGAGGACGATGCCGCCTTCGTGCCTCAGGCCAAGCGGATCAGCGCCCTGTTAGAGCAATTGGCCGAACAGTTGGATAAACGCCTGCCTGTGGAGCCGCTGAGCGAGCCTGCCAACGAGCTGCTGAGTCAGTTAGAGGAGCAAAGCGGCGCAGCGGAAGAGAACGCCGTCACGCTCTATCGGCCCATCCAAAGCCAGCTGCGCCTGATTGCCAGTCAGCTTGGCCCGCTAAGCGACGCCGCCAACCGCTTGACAAGCCCAAGCGCCGAAAAGCTCCACGAACCTAACGCAGCGGCTTAGCACCGCGCGCATACCCACGCCCTGCCGCTACACCTGCCCGTAGCGGCCTGCCGCTTCACCCAGCCAGCGGCGCACCAACACGGCCGTCACCTCGGCGTTGCCCTGCAACGCCTGGGCCAGGGCGGTCACCCGCTCTAGCTGGTCGGCATCGCGCTCTAAATCCGCGATCTTCATTTGGGCGAGGCCGGTTTGGCGCGTGCCCAGCACTTCGCCAGGGCCTCGAATCTCCAGGTCTTTTTCGGCAATGCGGAAGCCATCGGTGGTTTCCCGCATCACGCCGAGCCGTTCCCGGGAGCTTTTGGAGAGCGGCGGATGGTAAAGCAGCACGCAGAAGCTTTCGGTGCTGCCGCGCCCTACCCGACCGCGCAGCTGGTGAAGTTGGGAAAGCCCCAAGCGCTCCGGGTTTTCGATGATGATCAGGCTGGCGTTGGGCACATCTACGCCCACCTCAATCACCGTAGTGGCCACCAGGAGATCCAGCTCGCCGGTTTTGAAGGCATCCATCACCTCGGCCTTTTCTGCGGCTTTCATACGCCCATGAATCAGCCCAATGGCCAATTCCGGCAGCGCCTGGGTCAGCTCGTCGCGCGTCACCTCGGCGGCCTGACACTGCAGCGCCTCAGACTCCTCGATCAGCGTGCACACCCAATACGCTTGGCGGCCGTCGCTGCAGGCATTACGAATCCGCTCGACCACTTCCGGGCGGCGCTCGTCAGAGACCACCACGGTTTTCACCGGTGTGCGCCCTGGCGGCAGTTCATCAATCACCGACACATCCAGATCCGCGTAGGCGCTCATGGCCAGCGTGCGGGGAATCGGCGTGGCGGTCATGATCAGCTGATGGGGGGTTAACCCACCCGCTTCGCCCTTTTCCCGCAGGGCAAGGCGCTGGTGAACCCCAAAGCGGTGCTGCTCATCGATAATCGCCAGCCCCAGGCACTGGAAGTGCACGTCGTCTTGAAACAGCGCGTGGGTACCTACCACCATACGCGCCCGCCCATCGGCAATGGCCGCTTTGGCATCCAGCCTGGCTTTGCCCTTCAGCTTGCCTGCCAACCACGCGACTTCGATGCCCAGCGGCTCGAACCAGGCCTTAAATGCGCGGTAGTGCTGCTCAGCGAGGATTTCCGTCGGTGCCATCATCGCCGCTTGGCAGTTGCCCGCCAGCGCCGAGAGTGCCGCCATGGCGGCCACCACGGTTTTGCCGGAGCCCACATCCCCCTGCACCAGCCGCAGCATGGGCGCGGGGCGAGCCAGATCGAGGGCGATCTCTTCCAGCACCCGACGCTGGGCGCCGGTAAGCGCAAACGGCAGTTGCGCTAAGAAGCGCGTTTGCAGGCTGCGCCCGGAGGGCAGCTC from Halomonas meridiana encodes the following:
- a CDS encoding chorismate lyase, translated to MTAPELSASAFSLFPQWLPVAAAQPAMSTAWWQWVASTDSLTARLMAAGEPGAFRVRLLRQTIGLPQRDEALALGIAPRRYAWLREVALCIDETPWVVARSVAPLHQLQGKGLGKLGERSLGSWLFQQPDLVRGPLEATATRPRFIRSQPGLAAQSLWGRRSVFEHGGLSLLVQEYFLSTMADALGLPSR
- a CDS encoding NAD(P)/FAD-dependent oxidoreductase yields the protein MPNSHTTSSTPSQHSAALVIVGTGMAGVGLARALRRQGDTRTITLVSADSGDDYSKPLLSTGFAKRLSPDKLAQRDATALADELDAQVITHTQVTHLDVDNQTLQLSSGDTLRYDDVVLATGAAPRRPFSVPSTLAERCFTVNDLDDYRRLHAALVQPSRVAIIGAGLVGCEFANDLHAGGHLVTVIAPESAPLPRLLPEPLGHALADAFHTAGIRLALGRSLDTLSQDADNALALQLDNGERHTVDLVLFATGLVPRTALAEAAGLNVSATGIHVDRQLRTHSPNVYALGDAACIDGVNAMYVQPLQASIKALAATLTGTPTSVSFGAWPVVVKTPLLPVVAYPPVQPPERWRIEGEGDDLTALAEDKDGRLIGFALTGGCVRRKVELSRAAPALLG
- a CDS encoding HU family DNA-binding protein, with the protein product MRKPELAAAIAESADLSKDKAGQVLNVILDEITNSVAKGEDVALIGFGTFTVRERAARTGKNPQTGAPLQIPASKNVAFKPGKALKDAVS
- a CDS encoding MFS transporter; translation: MSPRAASLRSTRTLSMLNFSLADVRDGLGPFLGIYLVGLGWAPDEIGFVMTVAGLASLLATTPAGMLADATRFKRLLVVVCALLVAVVNLVLLLWPQTWLIAFSQIATGVAAAAIGPAILSLTLGLVGQSGLAHQLGQNQAYNHAGNATAAVLAALAGYVYGVEAVFYLMALMAIVTVLLVLMIRPEEIDYDEARGLDKTSHQSESIVNVFRRHPMLLVVGATLLLFHLGNAAMLPLLGQRVAANEVMNPAVYTAGTVVIAQMTMIPMALLAAWYSHKNGYWLLFLIALVVLPIRGVIAATVPGLWTVIPVQMLDGIGAGLLGVATPGIVAQILRGTGRVNMGLGAVMTIQGIGAALSASYAGVIANWLSYEAAFLALAGVAALAVVVWLLLFDRSVSSSAFHGVAR
- the yccS gene encoding YccS family putative transporter, whose amino-acid sequence is MPLTLSLRRLWTLDKFAYSLRVFIAFSGALLFSGLAGDVALVIPLFLGIIASALSETDDSWQGRLQALVVTLLCFASASFVVQWLFPWPWLFAVGLAVSTFTLIMLGAIGQRYATIASGTLILSIYSMINIEQHGGVDEDVASRQLLLLAGAAWYGAISVVWCALFSRQPVKQSMARVYKALGEFLILKSALFEPVRGVDVEARRVALARQNGKVVDALNQAKEMIFRRLEGQRGSRKLNRYLQIYFIAQDIHERASSTHYPYSALTEAFFHHDVLFRCQRLLDQQGRACRQLAKSLLLNRPFSHEQSEQALADLRASIDNLSERGKPEWRPLMRPLNALADNLTTLEAQIASAHNPDTGSERRDSALYDRSPSSLLEAWKRVRLNFTLGSPTFRHAVRLTTALVVGYGLLQWIDPQQGFWILLTTLFVCRPNFATTRRFLSQRILGTVLGLIAGWASISLFPQPLIQSMIAVAAGVSFFANREKHYVIATASITLLVLCSFNQVGDGFDLIWPRLFDTLIGSLIAGLAVFFILPDWQGRRLYREAAKVLTNHRRYLDEIVHQYEEGKQDDLAYRLARRNAHNADAALSTLLTNMLHEPGHYRKQDADNGLRFLVLSNTLLSHLSALGAHRHRLAEDEDDAAFVPQAKRISALLEQLAEQLDKRLPVEPLSEPANELLSQLEEQSGAAEENAVTLYRPIQSQLRLIASQLGPLSDAANRLTSPSAEKLHEPNAAA
- the recG gene encoding ATP-dependent DNA helicase RecG, which encodes MSELSAPVTALKGVGEALAIKLARLGVERVSDLLFHLPLRYQDRTRLTPIGLLRAGHEAVVEGEVTASDIVKGRRRSLLIRLRDGSGILSLRFFHFSPAQQQQLRPGVTVRAFGEARAGATGLEIYHPEYRLSGGSETPVEEYYTPIYPTTEGLHQTRLRALTQQALRLLEQAPEALPDVIPDALRQRFQLPGLHASLQLLHQPPPDVDLEQLAHGLHPATRRLALEELLAHQLSLREVRLRIQADGAPELPSGRSLQTRFLAQLPFALTGAQRRVLEEIALDLARPAPMLRLVQGDVGSGKTVVAAMAALSALAGNCQAAMMAPTEILAEQHYRAFKAWFEPLGIEVAWLAGKLKGKARLDAKAAIADGRARMVVGTHALFQDDVHFQCLGLAIIDEQHRFGVHQRLALREKGEAGGLTPHQLIMTATPIPRTLAMSAYADLDVSVIDELPPGRTPVKTVVVSDERRPEVVERIRNACSDGRQAYWVCTLIEESEALQCQAAEVTRDELTQALPELAIGLIHGRMKAAEKAEVMDAFKTGELDLLVATTVIEVGVDVPNASLIIIENPERLGLSQLHQLRGRVGRGSTESFCVLLYHPPLSKSSRERLGVMRETTDGFRIAEKDLEIRGPGEVLGTRQTGLAQMKIADLERDADQLERVTALAQALQGNAEVTAVLVRRWLGEAAGRYGQV